ACGGACGTCTGCAGGGCCTGATCCTGTCGCGGGGCAGCCGGGAGGCCTTTCCCATGATCCTCTCCCGGCGGGGAGAGGTCCTGCACAATCACACCCATGACCAGATTTTGCGTCAGGGGGACCTGCTGCTTGTGGATTCCGGGGTCTGCTCGCCGCGGGGATACGCCTCGGACATCACGCGCACCCTGCCCGTGGGCGGTGCGTTTACGCCGTGGCAGCGCGACATCTACGAAATCGTGCTGCACGCCCAGGCAGTGGGCATCGCCAGCATGGCCCCGGGCATCCCCTTCCTGGACTGCCATCTGGCGGCGGCCAAAGTCATGGTCGAGGGCCTTTCGGCCCTCGGTCTCATGCGCGGCAAACCGGAAGTCGTCGTGGCCGCCGGAGCCCACGCACTCTTCTGCCCGCACGGCCTGGGTCACATGCTAGGCCTCGACGTGCACGACATGGAGAGCCTGGGCGAGGACAACGTGGGCTATGACCAGGAATTCCGCCGCAGCGGCCAATTCGGCCTGTCCGGCCTGCGCATGGCCCGCAGGCTGCGGCCGGGTTTCGTCGTGACTGTGGAACCGGGCATCTACTTCATCCCCGATCTGATCCGCCTGTGGCGCGAACAGGGTCGGCAAACGGAATTCATCGACTACGACGCCCTGGAACCATATCTGGACTTTGGAGGCATCCGCATCGAGGACGACGTGCTGGTCACGGAGACCGGCGTCGATGTCCTCAGTGCCACCATCCCGAAGACGGTGGCGGAACTCGAAGACCGCATGGCGCAGTGATGCAGCGGATCAGCCTCCACGGCGGCCACAGCGGCCAGTTCTGCGACCACGCCCGAGACACCCTGGCGGAAATCGTCGCGGCCTACCACGCCGCGGGGTTTGAATGCGTGGGGCTTACGGAGCATATGCCACCGCTGAGCGATGCGTGGCTCTATCCCGACGAGGTTGAGTTGGGCAGGACGGCGGTATGGATGCAGGAGCGATTCGGGCGATATGTGGCCGAGGCCAGGCGGCTGGAGCGGGAATACGCCGGGCGCATGCGGATTTTGGTGGGGATGGAGAGCGAGTGGTATCCGGGGTGCGGGGAATGGGTGGCAAGGCTGCGGCGCGAGCATGAGTTGGATTACGTGGTTGGCTCGGTCCACCACGTAGGTGGGCAGTGTTTCGATTTTTCGAAAGAGGCTTATGCTGACACAGCAGACAGGTTAGGAGGGCTTGAGCCCATGTATCTGGCCTACTTTGATTCCCAGTTGACCATGATGCAGACGATCAAGCCGGAGCTGGTAGGGCACCTCGACCTTATCAGGCTCCACGATCCGAATTACCCGGACACATTGGCAAAGCCGGAAGTCTGGCGACGAATTATGCGCAATCTGGTATACGTGAGGGAGATTGGAGCTGTGATGGACATGAATGCACGGGCGCTCCTGAAGGGGCAGGCCGAGCCGTATGTATGTGGCTCCATTTTGCAAGCGGCGTCGGGGATGGGAATTTGTTTCGCCTACGGGGACGACGCCCATGGTCACTGTGAGGTCGGTTTCGGATTTGAAAGAGTTGATGCTCTGCTCTTCGGTGTTGGGGAGATGTCTATCAAATCCTGCGAAGTTTAGGCGTAACCGGTTTTTTCCAGGCCGACCACATGAGTCGGCTGGAAAAGGCCAGCCCGCTGCCAACCATGACGTAGATTCCAGTCTTGAGCAAGTCGTCGACGGGAAGAGTCCCGATGATGCGGCCGAAACAGACCATCACAATAATCAGCGCCCAGTTTTTGAGAGAAAACAGACCACCCAGACAGGTTCGTTCGGGCTTATTGTCGTTATGAGTTACGATTTTGGATGCGACTTTGTCAAAAACAAACCGGCTCTTTAAGAATCCCAAAGCAGTTCCTGCCAGTATCGAGTTCAGTATGAACGCCCATGAGCACTGGTGTGAAAACCACAATCCTTTTCCTGTCAGAAACAAGCCCGCAATTGACCAAGTAAGGGCGGCACCAAAAAGTCGAGTTTTGGGAGTAGCGCGAGGCGTGAGACTATAAATTATTTGCCTTTGCATGGTGTGTTTGAAGAATGAAGTAGTACGTTCACTTAAATAAACGAAGTGCATATGTAATATTGAGAAATGAAATTGTATATGCACTTCGTTATTGATAATTATATTTTTAATTTAAATTTTTTCTCCAAAATAACACTCCTGGGTTTACTTTAATTGGTGTTTCGATTTTAAAAGTTAAAATAGCTCCAGTGCTAGTTTGCACATATGCAGTTGAGCCATCTTCGCCAACATGAATGCTTGGCGTAATTGCTAACCCTTTTTCAAGTGAAATATATTTGTCAAATTTTCCATTAAGTATGGGGAGATAGTATGATGTGCCTGTTTTGTAATAAAGAGCGTAAAGGTTGCTAGTTCCTTCTGGGATGCAGATATCATCGTCAGGAGTGTACGATGTGAAAACAACAGCTCCTCCAAAAACAGCAGATTGTCCTAATACGCGCTCCCAATTAGGAATGAAATCATTTCGCCAGCCTTTATATGGAGATATTTCTGTAATAAATGTATCCCAGTCTCCGATCAGTTGGCCAGATTTATAAACTTTCACGCACTTTCTGTCATATGAACCTGAGGGGCAGTCGTCACCGTTGAGTGTAACGTGCGTGCTGTCGTAAAGTTCGCTAGTTATGACAGGGCTAGGTGTATTTTGGACTAACGTGCCGTTGTAGACAGGATCCTTGACTCCATAGAAAGACATGTGCTGGGTTTGAGGAATGTCGCCGCGATTAAAAAATCGGCCAGCTCCAAAATAGACCCAGAGCTGGTCTGTTTCATCAATAGATATGTTGGGTGCAGCGTAGACTGGCTTCGCTACGTCTATTACAACAGCATCGTCCCATGAAGAAGTAGTTTGATTGTTATATGTAGTGATTCTTCTTAATGTTCCTGCTGGATTTGTCTCATTTCCGCTGATTGTGCCGTAATAAACAAAGTCTGTTTTAAATTCTTTTTGAGTGTTATAGCTGCCATAGTCTAAATCTGTTGAAACCGGATCGCCAATAAAAGATAAAGATTCTGTTGTTTTAAAAATATGAGCGCCTGCGGTTTTCGCCTTATTGTTGTTCTCGTCTAAAGAGTAGACCTTTCCTGCTACGAGTTCTTTTAAGTCTATAACATATAGATGGCCATTTTGCTTGCTAATTGCTGGATTTCGATAGTCATTAGGTATGGTGGTTGCGTCTCCATTTTCATCTGCCGGGCCAGAACCAAAAACAAGATACCATTGGTTTGTGGAATTTGAAGGATCCATTGTGTTTGCCGTGGCCATAGGCAGCACGGTTGGATAGCATGTCGTAAACCCTTGGTTCGGCATTGTTAGCTCTGCTAAAACCTTGGGTGGTTGTTCCGGGTCCGTTATGTCAAGGATGACGTATGCAGATGTCATTGTTCTGATGTCGGATCCGTTTTTAAGTGGGTCTGATTGTATCATCCCGCCACCGAAACGCATTCCAGCGACTAGTAGGGTTCCCCAACCTTGCGGATGATATATTCCGGATGAACTTGTTGCACTAAATACCCGAGCATCGAATATTTTAGGTTTTAAATCCATGTAAGGGACATGTAATTTTCCACCATAGTCCGGATCTGTTAACCACTTTAGATGTGGTAAAAGATTGTAAGGAATATATGACCAAAGTTCCATTCCAAGTGGAAAAGTTGTTTGTGTTCCATTATGCGACAGTGAAAATCCTTCGCTTTTTGATTTATAAAATCCTCCGTTAAAAGCATGTATCATTCCGTCATTTGCGCCAACGTAAACAACTTGACGCCTATTTTTGTAATAATTGTAGAAATCGCGATATGTGCTGTCGCGATAGAGTATATGGTAATTTTCAGTTGGTGTTCCAACTATTGTGGGTGAAGAATAAACAATATCTCCTAGTCGCCAAGTCGTGCCATTGCCAAGAGTGCGAGACCGCATAGGATCAGGAACGGTTTTGCTGTTTATAACAAAGGATTTTTCTGGCTGATCCTGTCCTCGGATGAAATTGATTTGTCGTTGAGCCAAAATAGGCATGACGTCGTCATCGTCTCGCAAAGAGTTGTCAGTCGGGTAGCCAAGCTTGCCAGAATCTGATTCGAACAAAGTTAAATAACTAGAAAAATGAGATTTATTTTTTATGCTCTGCGAACTATTCCACGCAAATTCTTGTTGTTCATTCGTGTCCGCAATCATGTTATTGTTTGCATCTGCGAATGTAATTATGTGTCTAGTTTTGTCTCCAGCCAAATAATTGTTGTATTGTCTGTTTTTTGTGATTGTAGAATTGCTAATTGAGTTAAGCCAAGGAGACGAAGACCATAAAAAATTGATATCTTGTGTAGATATAGTTTGTTTAGTGGCGTCACCTTTTGAGTATCTATAGACATCCGTGCCGTTATATTCGATATACTTGTCAGAATCATCAAGTATCCCGTTTTGAATGTTATTTGCATCAGGCGTATCCTCATGCATTTTGCCCTCAGTGTCTACAAGTAGCGCGTGTACTTGGCCCGTCCAAGGGGGGGCGAATGATGTAGCGTTTGAAGGTGGAAAAAATAGGGCTTGATATACTGCGCCTTCTCCGCTGCGAGTTTGTGAGGTTACAGCTGCAGCTGTTCCGGACATAATTGCTCGTGTGGCAGCTTCAAATGCCTCGGTGATAGCTTTTTCTAAATCTGCGCCAGTTTCCGCTTCGAAGTAGTTGTCGGGATTAACCTCGTTTTTTGTGGCATTGGATGGGATGGTTCCTACATAACCATCTGTATTGTATTCGTCAGAGTATGGAATTTTATCGTATCCAAGTTTTCCCTCCGCCAGTAAGTCTGGTGATGGGCGTGCGGGGCTATACGTGCCATCCTTGTCCTGGAAGCCTCCCCATATTGAAGCGTGCTTTAACAGCGAGCTTGATTTTCCAAAAGCAAAAACTGTAAAAATATTTATAGATTGTAGACCGCCTAAGTCTGGTCTTAGGTCTTGGGTATGAACAAAATATGAAGCGGTTATGATGTCAGTTGAGCCTCCATTTTCAAAAAACTGAGGAATGTAAGGGTCAACATTTTTCAGAACCGGATACGGATTCGATTTTGAAGGATAATCGAATGTTTTTGAAGGTGAGATATTGTCGTGAGTACTTTCTCCGCCGGTGATAATAATCACATTTTGCTGTGTGCACCAAGTCGGTAAAAATGGATCGCTGCTTGGATAGTATGTTCCAACAGGCATATCGCCATCAGGAAAGACAAGATCTGGATAGTGGTTATTATTTATGTACCCAGCTACACTCAATAATGTTTCGCCAAGTGTTGTCGATGTTGAGGTTGGAACGAGTTCGTCTATTGTCTCGATGATATCTGGAGTGCTAGAAGAGGACATTGGGACTTTTAACTCGCCACCAGCATGTTCATTTCCAGGGTTCCCTGTTTTTAAATCTACAAACCAAAACAGTGCAAAATTTGCCTTAGTTTCAAATTTATGGAGGACGCCCTCTTTGGGCGTCGACGATTTTATGTATAAATTATAAAGACTATCAATGTCCTTTCCGCCTGATTTGTAACGTATTCTTAAATTAGTGGTGTCTCTTAATTGAAAAAGTTCTAGGTCTTTGCTGGGGTATGTCGCGGGTATTGGGCTATGAATGTTTCCGTCTAAGTCTGTCGATCCAAGTAAGTAATCGATATAAATTGTCCAATATGAGTCTTGAGACGTATCGATTGTGCTCGGCATAACTTTATAGTAACCATTTTCGTAGAGTCCGCCGGTTAGTATTTTTTTAGCTACATCAAGCTTATGCATTGTTGCCCAGTTTAAAAAATTTCCATAAAATGTTTCCGTGTCAGGCTCATCGACAGCATAAAAGTGCTGTGGATTTGTTGAATTATTATATTTATAATATAAATTTGAATTAAAGTAACCATAGTATTCTTTTTTAGAGTTATACATTTCGCCGATTGTTTCTTTAGGGCCGCCTGCGAGACTGATATTCGCATAGGCTGGCCTGTTCATCTTGCGAGAATTATCAAAGATAATTGTTACAGACGGCTTGTCGCTGGTGCTAGTAAACGGTGGTCTCCAGTTGAAATCAGTAGCTTTATATGCAAGCGTTGGAGTAGATGTAGATATTATTGTAAGCAGTAAGAAAATGTGTTTAATATAATTGATTTTGCTTTTCATGCCTTCACTCCTGGGTCATGTGTGCTTGCAATACTCTTTTGTCGGTCGTAGTCATCACTTAGCGTTATATAAAGTCTGCAATATTGATTTAGTTATCAACATCTCTAAAGCCAAGATCGACTTCGGCTTCACTATTTCGCGCACCAGTTCTGTGCGATCGAATAAGGTAATGGAACTCTGCCCCATGGGCTAATCCTTTGCCGAAGCCTTCATACCCAGCCCCAATGATCAATCCAGTTCCTTTGGCGTTAATTTCTAAAAGTCCTGCTTTGATATATGTGGCTTGGTCATTGTAAATATGATATTTTAAAAGCCCTGGTTCAGTGGCGTTAAATGTGGCGTTTTGCCATTCATTTGCATTGCTTTCATAGAATGTTGAATTGCCTTCGTCAAAAGCCTTCATTATGAATTCTCTGCCGATATTCGCCCCTGAATCCGCTCTAAAAAAGGAGGCTTTAGATTCTCTGTCGTTTGCCGCCATAAAAAGATTCAAGTCGGCAATATCAAGTGCAGCAAGCCCAAGTATCCCTAATATAGTTAGGACAATTACTGCTATGATAAGTGCTGATCCTTTTTCTTGTTTCATTCTATTCTTGCGTGTATCTACAAAAATCATATACATATTCTGTTTCACCTACTACCCCTTTATTGTTCCACGTGATTGAGCACGTCATTTCTTTGCAAAATTCAACTGGAGTTGCATTGTTGACATTGCAGTTTCTTTCGTATGATATTCCGTCTATGATTATGCTTTTTGTGGTATCAGTGAGGTTGCCAAATTTTGTTGTGTATTGTTTATAGGATTCTTGTTCAAAAAATTCTTCAGCAAGCATGCTTGCTTTTGTCATGTAGTAAGATCTGCTGTCTTGTATCGTTGATTTTGCAATCATTGTTGATACAGCGAGTAGTCCGACAGCTAGTATTGCTGAAGCGATTAGTACTTCGACTAGCGTAAAGCCATTGATCTTGGATTCATTGTGGTGTTTCATTCGCTTTCCTCAGTCTAGCCCCATGTTGCGTAGCCAAACGCGAGTATGCATATTTCTATTACTAATCCCTAGTGCTGCTCTGGCAGGGGATGGTGTCGCTGTTGCATTAATTTCGACCATGCGTATTTTGTCAACATTTCCGCTTGTTGGATTGGAGATTTCGACACTGTTTGCATCATAATATGCGAAGCGCAAATCGCTGATATTTGATGCTGCCTCAACCCATGTGTCATCGTCTGTCATGTATACAAGAAGGTGGTTTGTGCTGTTTCTTGTGTATGCAATAATATTTGTTGAGTTGTTGTTTAATGACATTCCGCGTGTGCAGTATATGGAAGTTTGATTTGTAGCTGTCGCATTAAATCCGAAATTTCCTATTCCCATCGGTTTAAAGCCACACATTCTAAGTTCTTCCGACATGTCGACTAGCGCAGTAAGAAGCTCTTGCTGCATCATTGTTGTCTCTTCCTGCTTGGCAGCCATAAGGTTATGCACGCGAAAAAGATTATAGATGCCCGTCACAATAATACCCATCATGACTAAGCCCACTAGGATTTCCACCAAGGTCATGCCGTGTTCTTTGTTTCTTTCAGGCATGCTTCAATCTCCTTAAGCTTATTACTAATTTGTCACGATGCTGCCTGAGGATCGGACGGTTATTGTCAGTGTCTTTTCGGCGTTGTTTTTGATTGGTAGTGAGTCAGCAACTGATGCTCTGCCACGGCTGTTAAACGTGGTAATAAGGGATCCTGTGAGATGAACGTTGCTTTGCAGGGACGAAAGATTGAATTGTCTGTATATCGTTCCATCATCTAGTCTGACGATACACGAATTTTCGTTTTGTGTGCAGTTCAGGCTGACAGGCTGATTCCTCTTGATGGCCTCGATGCGCGCATCTTGGCACATGCTCACGATTGTTCTCGCCGCCCGCTTCAGATTGGCTTGAGGAATCCATTTCATCAGCGCCAAGCCAGACAAGCCTGCAAGGATGGCAATTATCGCCACGATGACGAGCAATTCGACCAGACTGAAACCCTGTGATGTCGCCGGGGTGTTTTTTTTTGTGATCATGACGCTTTCTTTGATGATCAGGGTGGACAAGGGATGTCGTATTTTTCCTAGTTATTATCCTATATCAAGTTAAGCAAGGTACACAAGCCTTTTCGTAGGTAAAAAAGGGGGGGCACCGGGGGGAGTGAGTACTTTTTGCTTCAGTAGCGTGGTCAAGTTCTGACTCAGCATGCCCGACCTCAATATTTGTGCGTAACAGAATTATATAACAAGAATTGAGCCAATCACGGTGTCTCTTTCATTATCTCAAACTTTCTGACTTCGCAGGATGTTGCTTTGAACGATCGGCCGTCGTTGGGTACGCACGACCTTGGATGATGACATTTTTTGTTCAAATTTGACATATTCTGCGCAGTCAATCTGCGCAGTCACGGATTAGCTAAATGCGAGCGGGTATATTATCTTCGTTGGTGGTGGTCTCGGACGCGGCTTATCGGCCGCACGTAAGATTTCGGCATGTTACCCGCGTAGCCATGGTTCGGTTTCCAATACCCAGATTTGCGCGATTTGAAGAGGGGATAGCTGTTATTTTGATCTCAACAATGCAGATTTTATCGGTGTTCTGTTCTGGGTCCTCTATGGATTCGCCCTTGTTGTCAAAATAGGCGAAACGAAGTTCTCCGATGTTCGTGCATAGCGGCTGCCAGTGCACGGCACCGGTGTCGTATTTTCTGAGGACGTTGTCGGGTTCGGATTTGGGTGCGCCGGTGTTGAGGACATTCAGTCTGAATCCTGCGTGGTCCCAAAGGCTGCCGCTGCCGCTTTCATCGACCTTGCCGTCGCCCATGTAGTCCAGCGTGCAATAGATTGCCGTTTGGTTGGTCGCTCTACCGTAGTCCGGTTTTCCCTTTTCCGGCAAATTTTTGAAGCCGAACCCAGGGGCTCCGGTGGGAGAGTAACCGCACATGCGCAGTTCCTCCGCGATCTGGCTGGTTGCCGCGAGCAGTTCCTGCTGCATGAGGGTGGTTTCCTCCTGCTTCATGGCCATGCGGTGGTGAAACTGGAAAAGCGTGGCAATTGCCGCTGTCATGACCCCTGCGATGGCCGTCACCACGAGGATTTCGATAAGGGTCATGCCGGATTGGGGTCGTAATGTTGTTTGCACGTAGCACTCCGCAGGATAGGTCGGTGATGGAAATCCCGCAGAGGATAGAGGACCGGTCTGAAGAGGGAAATGCGTACGATGTTGAGTTTTCGCGTGTTATGAAGGTGGAAGGCGGTATATTGAGGTTGCCTTTGAACTGGGAGCAACGGTGCGCAGGTACCCGTTCTTTGGGGGAGGGCATGCGTAGTCTTTGAGACGTTTTCTTATGGCGCCATCGAGCTGAGCTGCCTCGAAGGCAAGGATGGATTGCTGCACTGAGCTGGAAATGACCGGCAAGGCGACGAAGTGTGGTGGGGCTCAGTGAACGATGTCCCTCACGCTTAGCCGCCGAGGCATTCAACCAGGGAACGGGATTCCCTTTCTTCAAGAGGCTGACGCTGGCGCGGACAGGATTGTCGGTGCCTGAAAAGATGGCGGACAGGAGCCGTGAACAAGGGGCCAGAAAAAAAATGGCCGGGCATGGAGCCCGGCCGAACCGAAAATGCGTGGGCTCTTTCGGCCCTATTTGTCCACGATCGCGCAGTCCGGGTTGGGACACCACCATTCGTCCTTGTCGCCGGTGATGGCCTTGACCTCGCCCTCTTCGAGCATCGCGGCCGTTTGGCCGTTGAGTTCCTTGCACTTGCGGCCGGAAAGCTTCTTCGTCGTGTCGCCTGATATGGACAGGGGCTTTTCCTGTTCGTTCGTCATGGGAGACCTCCTTGGTTTCTTCTGTACGGACTATAGCCGCGGGGGAGCACGCTGACAACATGGTCCGGGTGGGGCCGCCGGGTGCTTTCTTCGTATGGGTGCTGATGATATGCTGCGCGCTGTGGGTATGATGCCCTGTTTGAGTCTTCATGGATTTTCATATATCCACGTCTCATGAGCGGAATGCGACTACATATTTTCACGCCCTGCATCCTCTGCGCGCGGACGTCCCTGGGCCATGGACGGCGGCAAGGGCCGGGACACCCGTGCATCCCCTGCGCACCGACGCCCCTCGTGTTTTGCCGACTTGTTTTGGAGATGGCGTGAACCGGGAGCGGACCATCCTGGTCGTCGATGACGACGAGGGCGTTCGCCAGGTCCTGCAGGATCTGCTGGCTTCTGTCGGGTACAGGACGGTCTTTGCGGGCGACGGCGAGGAGGCTCTGCTCAGGCTTGAGAATGGGGATGTGGACCTCGTCGTGTCCGACGACAAGATGCCCGGCATGAGCGGGCGCGAGCTGCTTTGGGAGTGCGTGCGGCGCTGGCCCGGGCTGCCTGTCGTGCTGTTGACCGGGTACGGCACCGTGCCCGAGGCTGTGGAGGCCATCAAGGCCGGGGCCGTGGACTATCTGCTCAAACCCTTCGACGGTCGGGAGTTGCTCGGCAAGATCGCGTCCATCCTCGCGGTCCGGGACACCCGTGCCTGGATCGGGGGGCGCGGGCTGCTTGCCGAGGAGCTGTGGGGCGGGAAGAGTCCGGCCATGCAGCGCTTGTGCAAGCTCATCGAACGCGTCGCACCGACGGAAGCCACGATCCTCCTGCTTGGCGAATCCGGCACGGGCAAGGAGAAGATCGCGGGCCTCCTGCACCGTCTGAGCCAGCGCGCGTACGGGCCGTTCGTTGTGGTGGACTGCGGCTCCACGCCGTCCACCCTGCTCGAAAGCGAGCTCTTCGGGCATGCCAAGGGCGCCTTCACCAACGCTTTCAAGGACAAGAAGGGACTCGTGGCCGAGGCTCACGGCGGGACCCTTTTCCTTGACGAGATCGGCAACATCTCCTCGGAGATGCAGCTGCGGCTTCTGCGCTTCCTGCAGGAGCGCCGCATCCGCCGCGTGGGCGACGTGTCCGAGACGCCCGTCAACTGCCGGGTCATCGCCGCCACCAACGCGGACCTGGCCGAACTGGTCCGGCGCGGGGAATTTCGCGAGGACCTCTACTACCGCCTGAAGGTAATCGCCATCCAGGTGCCCCCGCTGCGCGAGCGTAAACCCGACATTCCCATCCTGGCCGAACGCTTCCTGCAGATGTTCGCCGAGGACGGGCGCGTCCGCAAACTCGACCCCGAGGTGGCCGAGGCCATGCTCGACTATGCCTGGCCCGGCAATGTCCGCGAACTTCGGAACATGCTCGAGGCGGCCGTCATCCTGTCCTCGGACGGCGTCATCCGCATGGAGGACATGCAGTTCGAGGAAACCGACCTGGACCTCCCGCTGCCCGGCAACGTGCTCTCCCTTGAGGACAGCGAACGGCAGGTCATCGTCAGCGCCCTGGAGAAAAGCAACTGGGTGGTCAAGGACGCCGCCGACCTGCTCGGCATCAGCCGCCGCACCATGCATTACAAGATCAAGAAATTTGGCATCGAGACGGGCAGAAGGGCAAGTTAGCCTTGCCCGGACATCGCGGCACGTAGTCCCGAGCGAGCCCGCACGTCATTCCCACGAAGGCGAAAATTCATGTCTCCTCAGTGGTTTACAGAAGCACTTGTTCTTCTTCAACGGGGTGACGGCTTGTTCGGGGCTTCCCGGTTCGCGCCTCCCCTGCGTTCAAATTGGTCGTC
This genomic interval from Desulfomicrobium escambiense DSM 10707 contains the following:
- a CDS encoding aminopeptidase P family protein, whose product is MFDATIYAARRAQAMRSVGTGVIVLPGNDLLGMNYKANEYPFRQDGSFLYFTGLDTPSLCLWLDCESGEEVLCGPEPDLMHTIWSGPAPSLGELAERAGVARHGSAVGVQELCRKAMGNGREVHYLPPYQGDGVLRLARFLGRTPGEIEAGFSQRLIEAMVELRSLKDETEVEEIRRAVAVSADMYAELMACCRPGVSEMELYGRLQGLILSRGSREAFPMILSRRGEVLHNHTHDQILRQGDLLLVDSGVCSPRGYASDITRTLPVGGAFTPWQRDIYEIVLHAQAVGIASMAPGIPFLDCHLAAAKVMVEGLSALGLMRGKPEVVVAAGAHALFCPHGLGHMLGLDVHDMESLGEDNVGYDQEFRRSGQFGLSGLRMARRLRPGFVVTVEPGIYFIPDLIRLWREQGRQTEFIDYDALEPYLDFGGIRIEDDVLVTETGVDVLSATIPKTVAELEDRMAQ
- a CDS encoding histidinol-phosphatase, with product MQRISLHGGHSGQFCDHARDTLAEIVAAYHAAGFECVGLTEHMPPLSDAWLYPDEVELGRTAVWMQERFGRYVAEARRLEREYAGRMRILVGMESEWYPGCGEWVARLRREHELDYVVGSVHHVGGQCFDFSKEAYADTADRLGGLEPMYLAYFDSQLTMMQTIKPELVGHLDLIRLHDPNYPDTLAKPEVWRRIMRNLVYVREIGAVMDMNARALLKGQAEPYVCGSILQAASGMGICFAYGDDAHGHCEVGFGFERVDALLFGVGEMSIKSCEV
- a CDS encoding pilus assembly protein, which codes for MKSKINYIKHIFLLLTIISTSTPTLAYKATDFNWRPPFTSTSDKPSVTIIFDNSRKMNRPAYANISLAGGPKETIGEMYNSKKEYYGYFNSNLYYKYNNSTNPQHFYAVDEPDTETFYGNFLNWATMHKLDVAKKILTGGLYENGYYKVMPSTIDTSQDSYWTIYIDYLLGSTDLDGNIHSPIPATYPSKDLELFQLRDTTNLRIRYKSGGKDIDSLYNLYIKSSTPKEGVLHKFETKANFALFWFVDLKTGNPGNEHAGGELKVPMSSSSTPDIIETIDELVPTSTSTTLGETLLSVAGYINNNHYPDLVFPDGDMPVGTYYPSSDPFLPTWCTQQNVIIITGGESTHDNISPSKTFDYPSKSNPYPVLKNVDPYIPQFFENGGSTDIITASYFVHTQDLRPDLGGLQSINIFTVFAFGKSSSLLKHASIWGGFQDKDGTYSPARPSPDLLAEGKLGYDKIPYSDEYNTDGYVGTIPSNATKNEVNPDNYFEAETGADLEKAITEAFEAATRAIMSGTAAAVTSQTRSGEGAVYQALFFPPSNATSFAPPWTGQVHALLVDTEGKMHEDTPDANNIQNGILDDSDKYIEYNGTDVYRYSKGDATKQTISTQDINFLWSSSPWLNSISNSTITKNRQYNNYLAGDKTRHIITFADANNNMIADTNEQQEFAWNSSQSIKNKSHFSSYLTLFESDSGKLGYPTDNSLRDDDDVMPILAQRQINFIRGQDQPEKSFVINSKTVPDPMRSRTLGNGTTWRLGDIVYSSPTIVGTPTENYHILYRDSTYRDFYNYYKNRRQVVYVGANDGMIHAFNGGFYKSKSEGFSLSHNGTQTTFPLGMELWSYIPYNLLPHLKWLTDPDYGGKLHVPYMDLKPKIFDARVFSATSSSGIYHPQGWGTLLVAGMRFGGGMIQSDPLKNGSDIRTMTSAYVILDITDPEQPPKVLAELTMPNQGFTTCYPTVLPMATANTMDPSNSTNQWYLVFGSGPADENGDATTIPNDYRNPAISKQNGHLYVIDLKELVAGKVYSLDENNNKAKTAGAHIFKTTESLSFIGDPVSTDLDYGSYNTQKEFKTDFVYYGTISGNETNPAGTLRRITTYNNQTTSSWDDAVVIDVAKPVYAAPNISIDETDQLWVYFGAGRFFNRGDIPQTQHMSFYGVKDPVYNGTLVQNTPSPVITSELYDSTHVTLNGDDCPSGSYDRKCVKVYKSGQLIGDWDTFITEISPYKGWRNDFIPNWERVLGQSAVFGGAVVFTSYTPDDDICIPEGTSNLYALYYKTGTSYYLPILNGKFDKYISLEKGLAITPSIHVGEDGSTAYVQTSTGAILTFKIETPIKVNPGVLFWRKNLN
- a CDS encoding pilus assembly PilX family protein, whose amino-acid sequence is MKQNMYMIFVDTRKNRMKQEKGSALIIAVIVLTILGILGLAALDIADLNLFMAANDRESKASFFRADSGANIGREFIMKAFDEGNSTFYESNANEWQNATFNATEPGLLKYHIYNDQATYIKAGLLEINAKGTGLIIGAGYEGFGKGLAHGAEFHYLIRSHRTGARNSEAEVDLGFRDVDN
- a CDS encoding type IV pilus modification PilV family protein → MKHHNESKINGFTLVEVLIASAILAVGLLAVSTMIAKSTIQDSRSYYMTKASMLAEEFFEQESYKQYTTKFGNLTDTTKSIIIDGISYERNCNVNNATPVEFCKEMTCSITWNNKGVVGETEYVYDFCRYTQE
- a CDS encoding PilW family protein encodes the protein MPERNKEHGMTLVEILVGLVMMGIIVTGIYNLFRVHNLMAAKQEETTMMQQELLTALVDMSEELRMCGFKPMGIGNFGFNATATNQTSIYCTRGMSLNNNSTNIIAYTRNSTNHLLVYMTDDDTWVEAASNISDLRFAYYDANSVEISNPTSGNVDKIRMVEINATATPSPARAALGISNRNMHTRVWLRNMGLD
- a CDS encoding GspH/FimT family pseudopilin; protein product: MSTLIIKESVMITKKNTPATSQGFSLVELLVIVAIIAILAGLSGLALMKWIPQANLKRAARTIVSMCQDARIEAIKRNQPVSLNCTQNENSCIVRLDDGTIYRQFNLSSLQSNVHLTGSLITTFNSRGRASVADSLPIKNNAEKTLTITVRSSGSIVTN
- a CDS encoding prepilin-type N-terminal cleavage/methylation domain-containing protein produces the protein MQTTLRPQSGMTLIEILVVTAIAGVMTAAIATLFQFHHRMAMKQEETTLMQQELLAATSQIAEELRMCGYSPTGAPGFGFKNLPEKGKPDYGRATNQTAIYCTLDYMGDGKVDESGSGSLWDHAGFRLNVLNTGAPKSEPDNVLRKYDTGAVHWQPLCTNIGELRFAYFDNKGESIEDPEQNTDKICIVEIKITAIPSSNRANLGIGNRTMATRVTCRNLTCGR
- a CDS encoding sigma-54-dependent transcriptional regulator, with amino-acid sequence MNRERTILVVDDDEGVRQVLQDLLASVGYRTVFAGDGEEALLRLENGDVDLVVSDDKMPGMSGRELLWECVRRWPGLPVVLLTGYGTVPEAVEAIKAGAVDYLLKPFDGRELLGKIASILAVRDTRAWIGGRGLLAEELWGGKSPAMQRLCKLIERVAPTEATILLLGESGTGKEKIAGLLHRLSQRAYGPFVVVDCGSTPSTLLESELFGHAKGAFTNAFKDKKGLVAEAHGGTLFLDEIGNISSEMQLRLLRFLQERRIRRVGDVSETPVNCRVIAATNADLAELVRRGEFREDLYYRLKVIAIQVPPLRERKPDIPILAERFLQMFAEDGRVRKLDPEVAEAMLDYAWPGNVRELRNMLEAAVILSSDGVIRMEDMQFEETDLDLPLPGNVLSLEDSERQVIVSALEKSNWVVKDAADLLGISRRTMHYKIKKFGIETGRRAS